DNA sequence from the Prunus dulcis unplaced genomic scaffold, ALMONDv2, whole genome shotgun sequence genome:
GATATCTGATACTTAGTGTTCTCTACTTCAAGATCTACAGGGAACTTGAAAAATTAGAATTAACACCAATCAAATGAGTCAATTTAAGGTTGAGACACTGAGAAACCTCTTGACTAGTCCAAACATAGAAGGctccttccttttttcttgtcgCACCTTCAGATTCAGCACTGTCAGCATCTTCTGCTGAATATATTTCACCTTCCGGTCCAATCATCTCTCTCCGTAGATAATCAAGAATATCCCGAGCAATATATGAATAGAAGACATCTTTGGTAATAGAAAAGGCATCTAAATAAACATTGGCAAGCTGCCCCTGATCATACAGCATCTTCTCAAAGTGGGGGACTGCAATAAAACACTACTGCTTCAACAATTTGTTGCAGAAAcaaccaagaaaaagaaagaggagaggAGTTGGGGCCGGCGCATGGTAGCTATAAAGTGTATAATGGTATAAGACATAGGCATTTGACTGAATAAACAGTTCACTATATGAGGACATCTTATCAGTTAATAAACACCGACTATTGACAGAAAAGACTTCTTAAGAAAAACTGACCATGCCAGCACTCATCAACGCTATATCTGTGGAAGCCACCTCCAATATGATCGTGGACACCCCCTCTTGCCATGCATTGCAAGGTAAAGAAAACCATTTCCCGACCTTCTTTTGCCTCACCTAACTTTCCAGCTTCCTCTAACTTTTTTGAGTAATAAAGCATGAGCTGAACCTCAACTGGTCTAGGAAACTTTGGGGCAGATCCAAACCCACCAAACTTTGAATCATAGCTTCCAGAAAGCTATAAACACATTGAAGCAGGAGGATCAggataaacaaatatatatctcGATCAAGCATCAACAGCCACAAACCAATGCAAATACATAATAGCTATGTTCTCTTGCAACTAGAGAACCAGCAATGTTTGAGTTATGTTTTGACCCCAAATTTTCAATGCATGCTTCTATTCTGAAAAGTAGtgacgttttttttttctccttctggAATGACcttatttaaaagaaaaaataaaggaaggAGGGAGGGTTAGCAGACTGTTTACTCGCAacacaaaaaactcaaaagtaGGTATACCATGGACGAGATAAACATAGGAAAGTTCCCAATGTAAAGATACATACTTGCTCAGCACATAGACGCAATGCATGTTGTGGAAGCCCATCCGGCAACTTATTAGAACTCGCACTTGCTGACAATGCTTCTGATAGCTGTTCAATTGCAAATGCTCCACTTTTAACAAGCATATCCCTCTTACTATCCCAAGCTTCTTTCACCTTTCTGAAACAGAAGATACAATAAAATGAGAGTGGAGGCCAAAATAAACAATAGCAATAAGTGTGCAGGTAACATGCAGAGTCCAACTCAACAGAGACCACCGTCTCCTCACCTAAGAATAGTCTTAAATCCTGGTCTTCCAAACTTATCATCTGGGGGAAAGTAAGTTCCACCCATCAAAGGTTTCAAATCAGGTGAAAGAAAGACACTCAGCGGCCAACCTCCACCACCATACAGAGCCTGTACATAGGTCATGTATACCTGTaagaatgaagaaaacaacaaagaaagagtTCTTAGCACATCATGATACCAGTATAACTGGTGAAAATTTATtgttctatttttaaaaaagtactTATTTCCAAACTAGAAACACTGATGCCAAAAATGTATGCGCTGGATTCAAATGCATACtcaacatttttttcttcttctttagaTTTGGGATAGGAAAGatttcaacccaaaacaaagtcTAGCCCAATGTATTACCTTAATAAAACATCTCTACCTGTAAGTAAATACAGGATTCAGAAGCGCTTTACTAAGGTACTAAACCTCACAGAGGTCACCTTCAATATAGTTGAACAAATAGCATAACAACTTGAGACATAAAGAAACTAAAAGTGAAAAGACGGCAGGTCATATGTTAGACAGCTTTGGAAAGCCTGGCTAATAACTTTTCTTCGAAGTAACGATGGTAACTTCAAAGGTTTATTACTTTGTACCATTCACCTTATCTACATCTGGTCTTTCCTCCCGATCCACCTGCAGTATTGATACGTTAGATAAATTTAACACAGAAtgacaaaaccaaaaataaggttttaaaaaaatgttcatttttttctttccgaAAACTGATATAACTAAAATATTAGAAAGAGGAAATTGAACTCACGAACTACAGAACGTACATCCTGTGAGGCTAACAAATTAGACTCACCTTGATACTAACAAACCAATCATTCAGCAATTTGGCAACCCCTTCATCCTCAAAAGACTCGACCTCCATAACATGGCACCTTATTGACAGTTAAACACCAACTAGTTAGTTCATCTCATTCAATTATCACCTTGATATTAACCAGTAGATTAATCAACCTTCAAGATTGGATGAGAAATCTCACCAATGACATGTGCTGTATCCGACTTTGCATATACAATCAACGCATTTGCAATGAGCAATCGATCATATGAATCACATATCAGTTGACtaccaaagaaaacaaaacatggGTAGTTTAACGCTAGAATAAAATTACTTGATACGAAGATGGGCACATCTCTCTTCCGAGCTTCGGCGAAAGCTTCTTCACCCCATGGATACCAATCAACCTAGTTAAAGTAGTCAACTTGCCCCAGTCAGGTCACAGAGCAAAtcaagaaaaaactaaaattaactaaAGCGAGGCGATTCAGAGAGAATTGAGAATCAAACACACACCGGGTTGTGGGCATGTTGAAGAAGATACGGACTGTGCTCAGCAGCGAGGCGGTTGGTGTGCTTGTGAGACTGCGAAGCTGGGTTGGAAGTCTGTTCAGCCATGGCGAGAAGCTTGGAAGCGTAAACGGGTCGACGGAAAATGAGGGAGGAAAGTGCGGGAAAATGGGCAGGGGAAATATGTTGGGTTGTTGTTGAGGAAGGCAATAGTTTGGTTGGGTGAGAGAGGAAGCGAtggagagaggaagagaaggcaAGCCTTTTCAGCATAGAATTGTGAAGaagcagagaagaagaagagaagcttGGCGGTGGGGATGATGACGGTTTAAAAAGAGGAATTGCTGAAGGTGGTGGTGCCATGTGTGGAGAGAGGTGAGGAGGAGGCAGAGAGGGCCATGTGGAGCTTGGGCTTGTTTGACGGGTGGAGCATAGCAGAGTTAACTGTTGCACGAATGAACTGGTGGCCCAGCTTTCATGCCTCTGGATTGTGGTAAGTGGAAGTGGTAACTAATATTAGTAACacttaattatgttttttatttatttacaacaGACTAATACCCTCACAAAGCTATACCATTGcgacaaatatatattatcaatCGAATCAGAGACATACTCCAAAGACAAATACCACTAATTAGTCAGTTAATTTTGTTCACTACGCTTAATCCACCCTCAATTATATCtcaaaagaagacaaaatatatatacacaaaaaaCCACCGGTTATTGCAATTTCCACGTCAGCATGATGACCCATTCAGGATTCTACGTGGGCGCTACCTCCAGACAATCCCGCGACACGAGTTCACCTGAGCAACAAGAGAAGTGAAAACAAGAATTGGGCCCATCCAGCAGGAGGGCATGGAAGGAACTTCGGTTCGTAAAGGCTTGGGCCATACGCAAAC
Encoded proteins:
- the LOC117613522 gene encoding spermatogenesis-associated protein 20-like, giving the protein MAPPPSAIPLFKPSSSPPPSFSSSSLLLHNSMLKRLAFSSSLHRFLSHPTKLLPSSTTTQHISPAHFPALSSLIFRRPVYASKLLAMAEQTSNPASQSHKHTNRLAAEHSPYLLQHAHNPVDWYPWGEEAFAEARKRDVPIFVSIGYSTCHWCHVMEVESFEDEGVAKLLNDWFVSIKVDREERPDVDKVYMTYVQALYGGGGWPLSVFLSPDLKPLMGGTYFPPDDKFGRPGFKTILRKVKEAWDSKRDMLVKSGAFAIEQLSEALSASASSNKLPDGLPQHALRLCAEQLSGSYDSKFGGFGSAPKFPRPVEVQLMLYYSKKLEEAGKLGEAKEGREMVFFTLQCMARGGVHDHIGGGFHRYSVDECWHVPHFEKMLYDQGQLANVYLDAFSITKDVFYSYIARDILDYLRREMIGPEGEIYSAEDADSAESEGATRKKEGAFYVWTSQEVEDILGKDATLFKSHYYIKPSGNCDLSAMSDPHNEFKGKNVFIERKDSSEMASKFAIPVEKYLDILGQSRQKLFEVRCTRPRPHLDDKVIVSWNGLAISAFARASKILKNEPEGIKFNFPVVGSDPKEYIQVADRAASFIRRHLYNEQTHQLQHSFRNGPSKAPGFLDDYAFLISGLLDLYEFGGQTNWLVWATELQDTQDELFLDREGGGYFNTPGEDPNILLRVKEDHDGAEPSGNSVSVINLVRLASMVAGNRSDHYRRDAEHVLAVFETRLKDMAMAVPLMCCAADMLTVPSRKQVVLVGHKHSVEFENMLAAAHASYDINKTVIHMDPTNSEELQFWEGNNSNIALMAKNHFAADKVVALVCQNFACSAPVNDPRSLVALLSQQSSSSA